A stretch of Microbacterium sp. LWH3-1.2 DNA encodes these proteins:
- a CDS encoding ABC transporter ATP-binding protein: protein MSGPGRTPQRMPIGRGPMGQVTGGEKAQNFGPSAKRLLATLRSDTPRLSMVLVFSILSVTLSVIGPKLLGEGTNVVFAGFISLQMPAGMTTQQVVDQLVASGNQDQANMIAAMDFVPGAGVDFDQLARILTLVLLVYVFSSLFGWLQARILNGVVQRAMHRLRLQVEDKVQRLPLSYFDRVQRGELLSRVTNDVDNIGQTMQQTLSQVVISLLTVIGVLTMMFIISPLLAVIALVTIPLTILITVLVARRSQKLFVQQWKTTGVLNARVEETFSGHSVVKVFGHQKEVEADFRTENDELYRSSFGAQFLSGVIMPAMMFIGNLVYVAIAVVGGLQVAAGLMSIGDVQAFIQYSRQFTQPLSQLGSMANLLQSGVASAERVFELLDEEEQTPDDDPAETAPESASRLEFEDVSFRYAADKPLIDGLTLAARPGSTVAIVGPTGAGKTTLVNLIMRFYDVDSGRIVLDGVDTRRMTRDDLRARTGMVLQDTWLFAGTIRENIAYGRPDASEEEIVAAAKAAYVDRFVHALPDGYDTMLDDDATNLSVGERQLITIARAFLADPRILILDEATSSVDTRTELLIQRAMSRLREDRTAFVIAHRLSTIRDADLILVMENGAIVEQGSHAELLAQKRAYWRLYNAQFEGAAEDEGPVELPTVPQPPPPTTAQIVVDALAESEDAVE from the coding sequence ATGAGCGGCCCGGGGCGGACGCCGCAGCGGATGCCGATCGGGCGCGGCCCGATGGGGCAGGTGACGGGTGGCGAGAAGGCGCAGAACTTCGGTCCCAGTGCGAAGCGCCTGCTCGCGACCCTGCGCTCGGACACGCCGCGGTTGTCCATGGTCCTCGTGTTCAGCATCCTGTCCGTCACGCTCTCGGTGATCGGCCCCAAGCTGCTCGGCGAGGGCACGAACGTCGTGTTCGCGGGCTTCATCTCGCTGCAGATGCCGGCGGGCATGACCACGCAGCAGGTCGTCGACCAGCTCGTCGCGTCGGGAAACCAGGACCAGGCGAACATGATCGCCGCGATGGACTTCGTGCCCGGCGCCGGCGTCGACTTCGACCAGCTCGCCCGCATCCTGACGCTCGTGCTCCTCGTCTACGTGTTCTCGAGCCTCTTCGGGTGGCTGCAGGCGCGCATCCTCAACGGCGTGGTGCAGCGCGCGATGCATCGGCTGCGGTTGCAGGTCGAGGACAAGGTCCAGCGTCTTCCGCTGTCGTACTTCGACCGTGTACAGCGGGGCGAGCTGCTCAGCCGCGTCACGAACGACGTCGACAACATCGGGCAGACGATGCAGCAGACCCTGTCGCAGGTCGTCATCTCGCTGCTGACCGTGATCGGCGTGCTGACGATGATGTTCATCATCTCGCCGCTGCTGGCCGTCATCGCCCTCGTCACCATCCCGCTCACGATCCTCATCACGGTGCTCGTCGCCCGACGCTCGCAGAAGCTGTTCGTGCAGCAGTGGAAGACGACGGGGGTGCTCAACGCCCGCGTCGAGGAGACGTTCTCGGGCCACTCGGTCGTGAAGGTGTTCGGCCACCAGAAGGAGGTCGAGGCGGATTTCCGCACCGAGAACGACGAGCTGTACCGCTCGAGTTTCGGGGCGCAGTTCCTGTCGGGCGTGATCATGCCCGCGATGATGTTCATCGGCAACCTCGTCTACGTCGCGATCGCGGTCGTCGGCGGACTGCAGGTCGCTGCCGGGCTCATGTCCATCGGCGACGTGCAGGCGTTCATCCAGTACTCGCGCCAGTTCACGCAGCCCCTCAGCCAGCTGGGGTCCATGGCGAACCTGCTGCAGTCGGGTGTCGCCAGCGCCGAGCGCGTGTTCGAGCTGCTCGACGAGGAGGAGCAGACGCCGGACGACGACCCTGCCGAGACGGCACCGGAGTCGGCCAGCCGCCTCGAGTTCGAGGACGTCTCGTTCCGCTACGCGGCCGACAAGCCCCTCATCGACGGTCTCACCCTGGCGGCGCGGCCCGGGAGCACCGTTGCGATCGTCGGGCCCACCGGCGCCGGCAAGACGACGCTCGTGAACCTCATCATGCGCTTCTACGACGTCGACTCCGGCCGCATCGTGCTGGACGGCGTCGACACCCGCCGGATGACGCGCGACGACCTTCGCGCACGCACCGGGATGGTTCTGCAGGACACATGGCTGTTCGCCGGCACCATCCGCGAGAACATCGCGTACGGGCGGCCGGACGCGTCGGAGGAGGAGATCGTCGCCGCGGCGAAAGCGGCCTACGTGGACCGTTTCGTGCACGCGCTGCCCGACGGCTACGACACGATGCTCGACGACGATGCCACCAACCTCAGCGTGGGCGAGCGTCAGCTCATCACGATCGCGCGCGCGTTCCTCGCCGATCCGCGCATCCTCATCCTGGACGAGGCGACGTCGTCGGTCGACACCCGCACCGAGCTGCTCATCCAGCGCGCGATGTCGCGGCTGCGCGAGGACCGCACGGCGTTCGTGATCGCCCACCGGCTGTCGACGATCCGGGATGCCGACCTCATCCTCGTGATGGAGAACGGGGCGATCGTCGAGCAGGGGTCCCACGCCGAGCTGCTCGCGCAGAAGCGCGCCTACTGGCGTCTCTACAACGCGCAGTTCGAGGGTGCGGCCGAGGATGAGGGGCCGGTCGAGCTGCCGACGGTGCCGCAGCCGCCACCCCCGACGACCGCGCAGATCGTCGTCGACGCCCTCGCCGAGTCCGAAGACGCCGTCGAGTAA